From the genome of Phlebotomus papatasi isolate M1 chromosome 2, Ppap_2.1, whole genome shotgun sequence:
AACGATTAAATTAAGTCACATCTTTTTCttacagaaaataatttattactcaGAAAGGgtgtcatttaaaaaaaaagtcaggaGACATTATAAAATAATGCATTACAATCTAAGGAGAATCCCTTAAAATAAAAAGGACGAATCgaaagaagtaaaataaaagtctTACTTACAGTCCATGCTGACGTCATTGATAGGTGATTGGGTGGCAAATGGAGGAATTTGGTGGCTGATAGACGCCCTTCTGGATCTGACTGTCTGATGTATTGTTGCTGTCCGGGGCCACATTAACTTCTCCCAGCATCACTTTCTGCCGGAACTTCGtggaatatttgtaaaaatcaCTCATCTCAAAAGGCTTAGACACCTCCTTGTATGGCATAAATTTGGCTTGTTGCACCACCGTCACATTCTTCGGCGATTCAATCCGAATCTCAGCCGCCTTGCTGATGCTAGATCCTGTCCTCTGGACACCGGAACTCTTGGCCGTTGAGGAAGATGTTGGCGGCAACGGAGGAGGTCGATGGTCAAATGGAGCCTGACTGAGAGATCTCTCGAGTGCCACTTCACTGTGATTCTGATAGATGTTCTCCTTGCTACGCTCCTCAGCCGGAATCGGAGGCACCGGACGCGAGTGAGTCTTGGTCTTCAGCACGACACTGTCGAGGGAGGTTTCGCACCAGACTTTCTCGCGCAGCTGCTGCTTCTTTTCGCTGTTCAGCGACGACAGAGACATCGTGTCTACATCGTGTTTGGTCAGGAAGTCAAAGTTGCCCAAACTTGTGGATTTTGTCGGCTGtgaaaaaatttcagaagtgaCAAAACCCTCAAAACACTTGACTACAATAGCTTAGAGTTCagttaaaatttcatgaaatcaaaattcacttccctTCCCTTTCTTtcctcaaacattttgcatatgtccatcccactctttcacactcttcttcttcttcttttaaatgtcactacaaattcaatttaggtcaaaatcTAATTTGATTCAGTAAACCAAAGtatgaacaagaaaatcaacTTACCGTGACATTGTGACTCATTCTCGCTGTGCGGTTCTGTTGTTTGTTCCTGTCCAGGCTCGAGAATCTCTCCATTGGACACCAAATCCTCTCGTTGTTCTCATTCAAGGCCCAGTAACCGCCCAATCCTGACACCCCAAAAGCACCTCCTCCTTCAAAATCCGCCTGAGGCTGCTGAACCATTTGCTGATGCTGGAAAGCCGTTGGAGGTCTGCTCGGTTCCACAAATTGGTCACAGAACAAATCTGGTGGTTGCAGGTAAATCTGAGGCTCATCTACGTAATACAATAGTAGATTTTggtgctgctgctgctgctgctgttgctgctgctgctgcagtAGAATTGCCGATCGGTGCTTGATGTGATGATTGTTGTAGTAGAAATCATGCGAATCAACTGAAGGTTGCATGTGACCCTAAAGATGTTGACCAAAAATTTAAGATATGCTTTTTCAGCTATTTTTATTCCTAGGACAACCATTTAAAATCGCTTCAAGCTAGTCAaagattcaaagacctttcaaatgaattgaaaattataCCAATCCGATAAGAAATACGTTCCCTAGAGCCTTTTTGAATTTcgatcttcaaaaatttttattaagaataattcaaggtcatagtcaataactttttatttttgttacatCTGTACTTATTTTCGCCATGTATGTTTCAACTTCCGCCGCATCTGCACCTAATTTCACTGCTCTGTTCCTATTTTCGCTGCATCTGTTCCTATTTTCGACGCATCTGTACCTATTTTCGCTATATCTGGTCTGTTTCTACTTTTGCCGCATCTGTATCTAATTTCACTGCTTCTGTTTCTATTTTCGCCGTAtctgttcctattttcgccGCATCTGTATCTATTTTCACCATATCTGTTTCTACCAAGCCCCCTCGTAAACaagaataaaattgaacattttttgaTATTACTGTCTCCCAAACAAACCGATTTCGGACGTACTTAGGAGAAATCGGAGAAATAAAACAAGCCAATCACGACGCGAGTTCTCTATTCATATTTGCCTAATTTGACCCTGGAGTTAAAATTCTCTCAGAGAAATCCCAATCATTTAGCATTTTTAGATATATTGTGTAACTTTGGAGACAgtgttatttcttaaaataaattaaaaaatcaaagaatgaGCTAAAATGGACATGGGATTTTAATGGGTCAAAAGACACATCTTATTCGCACCGGAAGCGTTATAAAAATCTATAGAAACGccagttaattaaaaaaaatcttccaaaggtgtatttaatattattaaaatgtaCATAAATGTATAATGAGAATAAATTGTCGCGACATGAAAATATGGTACAAGGAAAAACATATATGTACTGTACATTATGTTTTTACTTAGCGAAAACGAGATGTAAGCCGTGAGGTATGAGGGTTTCTACTTTTGCCGCATTTGTTCCTATTTTTGCAGTTTCTATTCCTATTTTCGCCATATCTCTTTCTACTTCCGCAGCATCTGCACCTAATTTCACTGCTtctgttcctattttcgccGTGCCTGTACCTAGTTTCGCCATATCTGTTCCTATTACCGCCATATCTGTTTCAACTTTTGCCGCATATGTTCTTATCTTCACCGCGACCGTGCTTAACTCATGAGCAATACTATAATAACTGAAGGTGATAGGGTTTCATGTTACCAAGTCGATATTGGGTATAATTcttcaatttaattaagaagtttTTTATCAATGTGAAGTTATGCTAAAAATAACCTTAAAAATACTTTTCGAGCTTTTACAAAtttgtaaattaacgaaattaaCCGAGAAGAGCGATGTTGAAAAATACAATCcaattttgtttctttttattaaaacaaaaacaaattaacCTTAAAATGCGTAATTCTTTTACCGAAATTAGAGAATGAAACtcaatcatttaaaaatctcatttttttgcttagagaattttctaaaaaaaaatccattaaatcCATTAAAGAATTCTCGCACGGCttgatttatttaaagttaATATAACCTTAAATTTTTATAACTGACAAAatgggtttttctcaaaattctaccataacctaaaaaaacgTTCTTTCTCTGTCTTATACCTTCAAAAccatttatattctttttttcaaaattgacacGAAGTTTTAGACCATTTTCGGTTTTGGGTCTGTTCAGATGACACTTTTGTTCCTACAAGCTCATAACCAAAAAATccgtaatttttatttttcaaggtcaaaatgaCAAACCACTCTAGAGagcctatttctcaaccgatttggtttaatttagatttatttgaaaggttttggaatttccaatccgactgcatcgatttgaatcggtaaagtaccggTAATCGAAccttcaaaaataaatatgaagATGATTTAACGACTGAGAGTTGTGGAATGACTTGGGCGTTCGGAATGCAGTCGAAAAAATAAAAGCAGCGCCTATTTTATGCTAATCAGCTGATTTTAGCATAAAAGCTGCTGATTAGCATGAAATAGAccctgttttattttttgaactGCATTCCAAACCCCCAAGTCATTcttcataaataaaatttgttcatTTCCTAATGGCTCtgacacatcttttagatcaggataatttttccaaatcaaaattcacatcttagctaaattgaattccttgtgatgtttaagagaagaagaagagtacgaaaaaatgagattgacatatgcaaagcgtgtgaaaATGAAAGAGATTTGAATTTGgacttcaagaaattttcctgatctcttttctgtaattttcgtggcattgtcacgcgtgagttcgaaacctgacaatgccaatcgaactttttttgtcatatcatatgagttcgaaaatgcaattcattgatttttttaatgcaatcccttgatgattttatgaaaatacaatacGTTTTGATTGATaggtttaacaaaattcattgtcatttgaattgccagaaatctcaaatatgtgacttctgacaatgtcacgtgagctgaaatggcaatcgcattttcgaaaaagctatCCTAAGATTCGAatacaatttgtcatatgacattgccagagcgttacagaattcccctcctggaagCTGGAAGGTGTAACGAAGCTATAACatcggtttttcaaggttaaagttttaaaaggctctataaagtgtatttctcaaccgaatggtatcatgtttgggcttgttggaaaggtcttggaatttctgataagactGAACCAGtgtcaatcggttctgaaccggttcaaatcggttctgaaccggtaatgtacTGATTATGagcagaaaattgatttttattagaaaatcaattttccatttgaaGAGAAACAATTCTCACCTGAAACGTGGAATAGTACTGGGATGTATTGCTGTGCTTGCGACTCCCGTGGAGACCAGCACCTGGAAAGGAGGCTACGCTCTTTGTTGGTGAATGATGGAGATGGTGATAGGGATCATTGAGAGCCCCTTCACTCCCATTGATATTGCCCGAGCTGTCTGAATTGATGCTGGCTGTCTTGGAACGCGTATTAGCGCTGCCCACACTGTTTCTGCGCATTGCCGGACTCTCCTCAGCGTGCTGCTGGTACTGTCGCCTCTTGATGAGTGCCAGGGTGTGATTGATAGCCAGGAGTTTCTGATGGGCAGCCTCATAGTTGGCCTTGTGGGTGCGTCTCACAGACTTTGGTTGACTCGTGTCACTCATCAGCTTCTGAGAAGCTTTGCAGATTTGCTGCTGCAGCTGCTTCTGCAGCAGAAGATTATTGACATCATCCTCCTTGTTATTTATCAGAATCTCCGAGAGTTTGAAGCTCGTTCCCACTTTTCTCGGCAATGTAGCTGATGTCTGTTGGCTTCCATCACCAGCCACTGGATAAATTCCAATCAATTGAGCTTCTTTCCGGCAAATCTCCTGCAACTGGCTATTCTTCTCTGCCAATTTCTTTTCCAAATCTGCCTTTTTCTGCTTCAGTGCCTGGAGTTTTAGTTGGTTGGGGGACAATGTGGCACCGCTGGAAGTTGATGGGGATGGTCCGGCTGATGTTTGTGGTGACAGAGGAGACATTGGTGGACTGGCCACACTGTTCTGAGCCATCTAGTTCTGAGTATTTTTTAACCCTGGgacaaattgattttatttttctcagtgaatcaCGCTGGGAATTTCTTTTACGAGATGGGAAAGGTAAACACActcattttttctcactttctcTCTGTTGATCTTCCACTAAAACAAGTTTTCCGGAAGATCAAGCAACGGCAGAGCCATCTTGTGGGTGGAGACTTTGGAATGCTGAGGAATTTCCTCAGAAAAACAATGGAAAACCCGAGAATTTTCACGGTTTCTACCTTGTATTCTCTACTTTGataacaaaattatctttttgagtAGTTCTTGAACTGTTATCGCAAgaatttcatggaaaaattgtatgaaaaacaAAAGCTCTCCCCTTACTACGACTGATTCACCATGATTTTCCTACTTTAAATGGGAAATTCTTCCATAAAACGTGCATTTCTTAACACTTTTGGATCACATAAACATCGGAGGATAGAATTTgtggagaaaattgagaaaatattagGGAAATTAGTGAAGAACTCACTTACTATTGCTTTGTTGATTGTTCGTGATGATGAAGATGTATGTCATGAGGATTTTCACTGGTATTCCATCCAAATAACTCCTAATTTCCACTGTTACACACTGAAGAAACTTAAATGAActcaaaaattaaggaaaataaaagggaaaactgaagaaaacactggaaaattcacatttttagtggCACTTCCTCAGATAAACACAAAAATATCAAGGGAGAAATGATTTATTGATGATTCGACATGACAGCAAAATCTCCAACAGATGGCGCTCAAAGCAGTTAGAatcgggaaattttctgtactaaaaatctatttttattatggcggaaaattacaattttctcGCTTATTTTGATAAATGCTGAGAATCTTAACTCTTCTGGGCCAATTCCAAGCGCTTGGATACATCCTTCCAGTTGGCGATATCAAAGATAGCTTGGACGTAGGTTGGGCGAACATTCTTGTACTGCAAGTAGTAAGCATGTTCCCAGACGTCGATTCCAAAGAGTGGGACAAGTCCTGGAAAAAGGGTTTTTAGTTTGATGCAAGATACCTTTTATATTGATTCCAAGAGGCCAAGACTAACCTGTAGTAGCTTCCAGAGGATCTTGATTGGCGCAAGCTGCAATTTCCACCTGCTTGGTCTTTTTATTGTAGCCCAGCCATCCCCATCCAGATCTGAGAGTCCGGGAAGGCATCCTTATCAATTCTATCATTGTAAATATTGCAAGATGGGCAGAGAACTTACCCTTGAACAGCCACAGTGATGGTAGAGAGTTCCTTCTTGAAGTTATCGAAGCTGCCGAAGCGTCTGTCAATAGCTTCCTTGAGTTCTTTTGAGGGATCTGAGCGTTCAGGACTTAGGTTATTCCAGAAGATTGTATGATTGATGTGTCCACCACCGTTGAATTTGAGAGCTCCTCCGAGGGCAATTACCTTGGAGGCATCATTCTTCTGCAGTGCTTCCTGGAGTTGTTCCTCAGCGGCATTCAAATTGTTCACATAGGTCTGATGGTGCTTCTGATGATGCAGTTCCATAATCTCCCGGCAGATAATCGGCTCCAGGGCTGCATAGTCATAGGGAAGCTGGGGCAGGGTGTGTTTTGACCGAGAAATCACACTTCCGGCACCTCTGTTCGATGCCAAAGAAGTTCAAAACAATGTTACATAAGAACCGGGAAAATCCCCACAACAAAGGCCTAAGTGACGATTTTCCCACTGATTCAGCATCCTACAATTCTCACCTGACAGCCTGAAGTAGATTCCTGGACATTGACAtcatttttctcggtgaaaaTCCTGTTTTCTCTCGATAAATGCAAATTCTACGCGTTTTCCTCCCGGTTCCGTCACAAGACTTGCATGCAACTTCAGAGCTTTGAAAGCTCtccaattcaaaaaatccaaaagctCCCTTTAGCTGTATGCTCGTCAATCCTACTAAATAACTAAACAAATAgcttcataaaataaaaattaaaaccccaaataattagttgaatgaatattttcttttattaaaataaaatgaagaattgtATCAATGTCGTTTTAGTATTAATGCATTTATCTTTCTACAAtctctcttcaaaaaaaaaaaaacgtctgcaTTCCTAAGTTTTGCTTAACGTTCCATTCTGAGTCAATGCGGTGAAATTCTGTACTTTGATGCTCTCATCCTCCTCATCAGGTGTCTGTTGTTGTTGTTGATTCACTAACGAAGCCCGCCTCTTGCTACATGTACTAAATTCACTTGAATCACTTTCATCGTACGTCCGCTTATTACTTTTACTACAAGCATTTTCACCATCAACCGCCATCGGTTCTACTGGGCCTCCACCGGCCACCGAGCAGCCCCCATTCGGCTCCCCCATCACTCTGCCATCACACACAACAGTGCTTGTCCGGGCGTCATTGCAATTGGCCATCTCGCCATTGTTCAAACAAACATTCTCAACATTTCTTGCCGTTCTTGCACTACTACTACCACAATTCACGTCCATTTCACCACATCCATTCACATGTTCACCCCCCAAGCTCCGCCTCAACTCCCCATTCTCCCGCTCCAGGCTAGCTATCTTCTCATTAGCCCCCTGCAATTCGCGCTGCATCAGCACAATCGTATTCTGCATGCCCTCGAGATCCTCTTCCAGCTCCATAAGTACCTCATCCAGATCTGAACGCATTTCgaaatacaaaaagaaaaagtcaGTAAATATACCACAGAGGAAGACAGATTgaaatcgaaaattcaaaattttcgacatcgaaAAAAAGATTGTCGaaatcgaaaattcgaaatttgagattttcaataccaaaaaaaatctttgaaatcgAAAAAAGAAATTTCGATAGTCGAATTTGAGCTTTCGAAATCGAAAAGTCACTTAGGCGCTCCTAGATTAAATCGCTCGAAGTTGTTATATTACTGAATAGTTGTTGCATTTGACAAATCCATTTATTTCCgctattaataataaaatttggacAATTAGAACTAAAATTGACTTCGTTCCGTAATaaaataacctttcgaagagacaaagcgaGCCTAAACAGAAgaagattttgattctccaatagtgtcttggatgaaaggtaaaatGGAACTATATTTGCACAAATAGTCGAtgaagttcgaaaaattcaaattcaatttcaaattttcatactaaattttcgaacaatatggggaaaatttatcaaatatcgtACTAAAaaactggcaaaagagttactcagtaaatatgaagtgattaaatactagagcaagaacagtaaacgtcgttgttctgtttttttcctcacaacaaatgtgaagaccgtcataTTTTGaaacttgagcacttcgaaattcgaacaagatgtacctcagccaccttgcggaattatcaagaactaagaatggctccgttcagtaataacctttcgaagagacaaagactttccgtacagaagtagatcttgaaaaattcgaaaatctatttgaagatccaaaaaagagactttcttacttcttaatactttcgcaaggtggcggaagttacatcctgttcgaatttcgaagtgctcaagtgtcaaaatgtgacggtcttcacattgttgtgaggaaaaaaactgaacaatgacgtttactgttctcgccccagtatttaatcactccataatcactgagtaactcttttgccagctttttagtgtgatatttgataaattttccccaacttgttcgaaaatttcgtatgaaaattcgatattgaattcttcgaacttcaacgactttttgtgcaaatagagttccatttacctttcatccaagacactattggagaatcaaaatctacttgtgatcaggCTCAgacactccaaagccaagccaaacccattcgaaaatctaccggaagcctaaagtgcaagttcacgcgtactcgccgctttagcgctgatagtcctgatttcgaatttcgatattcttgacgtTCTTGACACTTTAATCGTCAACAatatgtcaacaacagtgtgcaaagtttgctgcaaaaagtgaatttttgtgtagttttctggaaattcaggatggcagaacacCTTAAATGCACTTTCACTCAAAGAGATGTCCTTTTTAGGaaattgctcatttttgtgtaactcgtcggtttaaatgttcgaacttccaacgggtttttaggtaagttctctctgatataccttcgaattggtaaaggaaaaacctctaccggagagagctctcaaatcgggaaggttattactgaacgagaggaatgtcTCTCTTtggctttttaaataaatcttcgaatttttcaaaatagttGTGAATGGCAAGAATCAGTTTTTCGGAAAAGCTCTGATTCGAAATAAcctttcgaaaatctaccgaaagcctGATAGAAAGAATACCGAAAGAATGatagttcacgtactcgccgctttagcgcacATTGTTTTGCCCTTTCGAACTTCGATATTCTTCGACACTTCAATCGATACTTTTCGTtatttgacacttcaatcgccaacaatgtcaacaacagtgtgtaaacaTTTACtgcaaaaactgatttttttgtgtagttttgcgGAATTTCAAAATGGCAGAAAGTTTGTGAAACTCGtcagtttaaacgttcgaacttctaacgggtttttaggtaagttaaTGTactttcgaatcggtacagaaaaaaactcaatcggagagagctctcaaatcggaaaggttattactgaacgagagaattaattctattttttggACCGGGACAAATTTTGGGACGAATGCAACTTAATCCTGGAAAGGTCCTGGATCTTCATCTCCGAAAATGGATATTCCAAGGCCTCACAACCTGAGTTCCCCCCAAGACAAATGACATTCGAACATCAATTTCGAaatacaaaaacatttttagttCTCGTTTTGTCCGCGTGGAGCCTGAAGTATTTTCtgtgtttgaatttcgatgtatgaaaattcgaaattgagctTCAAACGAGTACATATACAAGTGGACTTTGATTCTCCAATTAAAAAGCAAATGGAACtccatttgcacaaaaaattTCGCTGTTCGAAGATTTaaatcaatttcgaattttcgtaaTAAAATTTTCGAATATGGGGAAAATTTGTGTAATATCACACTAAacgagttactcagtgatttaGCAATGGGACAAGAATAGTAAGTCTCGTTGTCGTTGCTTTATTTTGTTCTCACGACAGAGTGAATATTGGACGCTTTGACACTtgaacatttcgaaattcgaacaaaaagtaatttcagccaccttgcggaattattaCTCAAATTGATCTTCAACTTGTGTTCGACAACTTGTTAATGGTAAGATTTTCTCTTCCCGTTTCGTCCACCTGATGGCTTAAtttcttttcgaatttcgaagtgtgtCACCCTTCACTAAGTGGAAGCACATGACTACCACATGTTGTCAATTGAGACATTTCGtaattcgaacaggaagtacTTCGTCAGCCACAACGTCTCCGAAACAAGAAGTAAAAATGGCTtcttttggctttcgaaaccgatcttcgaatgttTTTTCTCTTAGTAACACTTAGTAACACAAAACCAGTTCGAGcaattcgaaaatcgatttcgtTTCTTTGATCTTAATAATTCCGTAAAGTGGCTGTTCGAATGTCGAAATGCAACCCTTCCTGATATCAAAGCTCTCTTTGGTTGAGGTTTATACTGAACCAATTCGAAAGTATATTAGAGACCATTTTATCGTTGTAAGATCTCAGTTTCAACGGTGATACTAAAATTTCCGCTAAACTTCGAAAAGAGGGATCCCCAGActttcgatatcgaaatttcgaaaatagaTTTCAGTGCCCCTAGCTGTGATCCTATAAAGTTCTCATGTTCTCTCTGATCGTAATTGATtcaattcgaaaatttaaacaaaaattgtagtaaatttCAGTTTGTggtaaattttagttttttggtAAGTTTAGGTTTGAATCTGAGATtacaaagaatctcagctaaaaatatttccttcaGGGACTtctgcgaaaaaaaattaaaaacaaaactcaCCTAGCTGGGTCTTCTTGAGTTCCTCACTAATATTTTTCTGGAGTGCCAGATCCCCTTCCAGCTTGGCCAGACGTCCATTGGACGTCATCTTGCCCAGCTCCTCATTTTCCTGATACAGCAACCGACATTTTGCCATGAGTCGTTTCCCCGTATTAGAATCAGGCGTGAATTTCCACGCTGACAGTTCATTCTGAGTCTCCTCGAGACGAGCTCGTGTTTGCACGAGTTCTGTCTTGAGTTTCTGAAAAAGTAAATTCACTGCCGGATCGAGCAATGCATTTTTGAGAGCACTTGGTCCTGGTGCCTGAGCAGCCTTCAGTTCGGATATTTGTGTCTAggaagaaattattttatatacaaGAAAAGTCTCTAATGGGAGTGTAATCTCTAAAAAGCCGTACCACATAATCCTGCATCTCCTGCTCTTTGTTAGCTAGCCGCCGCACCAAAATCCGCTCTCGACGCTGCGATTCAGCATATTGTTGGCGCACAAGTTGAAGTTCTGCATTAAATGCAAGTTTTTTcggttaattaatttaaaaaaaaaataataatatcttttaatctagaaggaaaaacaatattttttgaggCACTTTTCtcgcaattaatttttaaaaacgcCCTAGctgagattaaatatttattgtaaaatgtagatgtatttttattttaattgtgcCACAATATAAACCGGTATTATTTAAATCGAAAAGTAACAGGGTAATTGAATTAAGTAAAAATCATTATGCAGAATAAATTGAACGAATAATAATTGGATGTGCCTTCTTAAAAGGTAGTCTTGCATTGTTTAATGCTTTAAGGACGACAAAGAAACTTGTGACCAACTTCATAATGAAAATTCTCTTCCGTTTTAGACTTTAACCACTTATAAAACGTATAACTACAGACTATAAATAACATATAAAATACGATAAGGATtaataatagccgtactcactatggcgctgttatcttgtaatatcgttatctcgttatctcgttatgttctcgtaatgtattttataaatgaaaaattataacaagataacagattacggagattacgagataacaacgccatagtgagtacggctaatgatTTCTAGTTTTATTTACTATAAATTAACatagtttttgaataaattttgttttgtaaatatgtttttgactttttagcaagagtgaaagagatactaatctagtcatctcgctcactctcgtaGGACATTTTaaaaacacgtttacaaacaaaagttattgtgcgctgggcataaatttcttcaattttttttctcagtaatgcccaacgcacaataacttttgttttgtttgttgtaaacatgtttttgccatttcaatgagagtgagtgagatctagatctagtcatctcgctcattctcatgcgaaattttgaaaacatgtttacacacaaaagttattgtttctTTAGTTATTGTTACTGGTCAtaatccaaaaattaatttataatcttACCAAAAGTTTTCTTCtcgatttttcatttttgagtattaaaaaatt
Proteins encoded in this window:
- the LOC129803683 gene encoding uncharacterized protein LOC129803683 encodes the protein MAQNSVASPPMSPLSPQTSAGPSPSTSSGATLSPNQLKLQALKQKKADLEKKLAEKNSQLQEICRKEAQLIGIYPVAGDGSQQTSATLPRKVGTSFKLSEILINNKEDDVNNLLLQKQLQQQICKASQKLMSDTSQPKSVRRTHKANYEAAHQKLLAINHTLALIKRRQYQQHAEESPAMRRNSVGSANTRSKTASINSDSSGNINGSEGALNDPYHHLHHSPTKSVASFPGAGLHGSRKHSNTSQYYSTFQGHMQPSVDSHDFYYNNHHIKHRSAILLQQQQQQQQQQQHQNLLLYYVDEPQIYLQPPDLFCDQFVEPSRPPTAFQHQQMVQQPQADFEGGGAFGVSGLGGYWALNENNERIWCPMERFSSLDRNKQQNRTARMSHNVTPTKSTSLGNFDFLTKHDVDTMSLSSLNSEKKQQLREKVWCETSLDSVVLKTKTHSRPVPPIPAEERSKENIYQNHSEVALERSLSQAPFDHRPPPLPPTSSSTAKSSGVQRTGSSISKAAEIRIESPKNVTVVQQAKFMPYKEVSKPFEMSDFYKYSTKFRQKVMLGEVNVAPDSNNTSDSQIQKGVYQPPNSSICHPITYQ
- the LOC129803695 gene encoding superoxide dismutase [Mn], mitochondrial encodes the protein MMSMSRNLLQAVRGAGSVISRSKHTLPQLPYDYAALEPIICREIMELHHQKHHQTYVNNLNAAEEQLQEALQKNDASKVIALGGALKFNGGGHINHTIFWNNLSPERSDPSKELKEAIDRRFGSFDNFKKELSTITVAVQGSGWGWLGYNKKTKQVEIAACANQDPLEATTGLVPLFGIDVWEHAYYLQYKNVRPTYVQAIFDIANWKDVSKRLELAQKS
- the LOC129803685 gene encoding pre-mRNA-splicing regulator female-lethal(2)D isoform X1, whose protein sequence is MNAEDSEQSAISVKTEPTSSAASGHHNTAAIQQKHELPDDQLRLLEELQLVRQQYAESQRRERILVRRLANKEQEMQDYVTQISELKAAQAPGPSALKNALLDPAVNLLFQKLKTELVQTRARLEETQNELSAWKFTPDSNTGKRLMAKCRLLYQENEELGKMTSNGRLAKLEGDLALQKNISEELKKTQLDLDEVLMELEEDLEGMQNTIVLMQRELQGANEKIASLERENGELRRSLGGEHVNGCGEMDVNCGSSSARTARNVENVCLNNGEMANCNDARTSTVVCDGRVMGEPNGGCSVAGGGPVEPMAVDGENACSKSNKRTYDESDSSEFSTCSKRRASLVNQQQQQTPDEEDESIKVQNFTALTQNGTLSKT
- the LOC129803685 gene encoding pre-mRNA-splicing regulator female-lethal(2)D isoform X2; the encoded protein is MWKDLYILSTEELQLVRQQYAESQRRERILVRRLANKEQEMQDYVTQISELKAAQAPGPSALKNALLDPAVNLLFQKLKTELVQTRARLEETQNELSAWKFTPDSNTGKRLMAKCRLLYQENEELGKMTSNGRLAKLEGDLALQKNISEELKKTQLDLDEVLMELEEDLEGMQNTIVLMQRELQGANEKIASLERENGELRRSLGGEHVNGCGEMDVNCGSSSARTARNVENVCLNNGEMANCNDARTSTVVCDGRVMGEPNGGCSVAGGGPVEPMAVDGENACSKSNKRTYDESDSSEFSTCSKRRASLVNQQQQQTPDEEDESIKVQNFTALTQNGTLSKT
- the LOC129803685 gene encoding pre-mRNA-splicing regulator female-lethal(2)D isoform X3: MQDYVTQISELKAAQAPGPSALKNALLDPAVNLLFQKLKTELVQTRARLEETQNELSAWKFTPDSNTGKRLMAKCRLLYQENEELGKMTSNGRLAKLEGDLALQKNISEELKKTQLDLDEVLMELEEDLEGMQNTIVLMQRELQGANEKIASLERENGELRRSLGGEHVNGCGEMDVNCGSSSARTARNVENVCLNNGEMANCNDARTSTVVCDGRVMGEPNGGCSVAGGGPVEPMAVDGENACSKSNKRTYDESDSSEFSTCSKRRASLVNQQQQQTPDEEDESIKVQNFTALTQNGTLSKT